The stretch of DNA AAAATGAATTATATAAATAAAAAAAGTGCTGTATACTTTACAGTACCATAATTAAAGGAGGAGTAATATTATGAAAATATTAGCAGTTTGTGGTTCAGGTTTAGGATCAAGTTTTATGTTAGAAATGAACATAAAAAAAGTTATAAAAAAATTAGGGATTGAAGCAGAAGTTGAGCATTCAGATTTAGCGTCAGTAACAGAAGGTAGTGCAGATTTATTTGTTATGGCTAAAGATATAGCAGAAAGTTCATCAATAGACAAAGAGAAAATTATTGTACTAAACAGTATCATTAGTAAAGAAGAATTAGAAGTAAAATTAGTTGAAAAATTGAAATAGGAGGGAAAAAAATGAAATCAATATTAAACTTTATTGTTGATATTTTATCAAATCCAGCAATTTTAGTTGGGTTTATAGCTTTGATCGGGTTATTATTACAAAAGAAACCAGTAACTGATATAATAAAAGGAACAATTAAAACAATACTAGGATTTGTAGTTCTAGGTGGAGGAGCAGGAGTAGTAGTGGCTGCTTTACAACCAATGGGAGGAATGTTTGAAAAAGCATTTAATATTCAAGGTGTTATACCTAATAATGAAGCAATTATTTCATTAGCGTTAGGTGAATTTGGAACAACAACAGCTTTAATAATGGCTTTTGGTATGTTAGCCAATATTTTAATTGCCCGTTTTACTCGTTTAAAATATATATTTTTAACAGGACACCATACTTTATATATGGCATGTATGATAGCAATAATGCTTTATATTGCTAAATTTGAAGGAGCAATGTTAGTACTTGTAGGTTCTTTAATATTAGGTTTATGTATGGTTATATTCCCAGCATTAGCACAACCATTTATGAAAGGGATTACTGGCGATAATTCTGTAGGATTTGGGCATTTTTCAACTTTAGGATATATTTTATCTGGTTATATAGGAAAAATTGTTGGTAAGGGTTCAAAATCAACAGAAGAAATGCAATTGCCTAAAAATTTAACTTTTTTAAGAGATAGTTCAATTTCAATTTCAATGACTATGATGATAATTTATGTTATTTTAGCAATATTTGCAGGGCAAGAATATGTTACAGAATTAGCAGGTGGTAAAAACTATATTTTATTTGCAATTATG from Oceanivirga salmonicida encodes:
- a CDS encoding PTS ascorbate transporter subunit IIC, producing MKSILNFIVDILSNPAILVGFIALIGLLLQKKPVTDIIKGTIKTILGFVVLGGGAGVVVAALQPMGGMFEKAFNIQGVIPNNEAIISLALGEFGTTTALIMAFGMLANILIARFTRLKYIFLTGHHTLYMACMIAIMLYIAKFEGAMLVLVGSLILGLCMVIFPALAQPFMKGITGDNSVGFGHFSTLGYILSGYIGKIVGKGSKSTEEMQLPKNLTFLRDSSISISMTMMIIYVILAIFAGQEYVTELAGGKNYILFAIMEAIRFAAGVYIILQGVRLLLNEIVPAFTGISEKLVPNAKPALDCPIVFPYAPNAVLIGFLFSFLGGIVGLFILGSLNMVLILPGVVPHFFCGATAGVFGNSTGGRRGAMIGAFANGLLLTFLPAILFPLLENLGYAGTTFSDTDFATLGILLGNAAKYLTPMYITIVVVGIIVALVAYNFIVKKEGE
- a CDS encoding PTS sugar transporter subunit IIB; its protein translation is MKILAVCGSGLGSSFMLEMNIKKVIKKLGIEAEVEHSDLASVTEGSADLFVMAKDIAESSSIDKEKIIVLNSIISKEELEVKLVEKLK